AGGCAGCTCGTGCCAGGGCCAGGGGATACAGAAACGTAAATACGTTCATTACCATGATTTACCTCCTGGCAGCCCCAATAGAAGATGTATTCAAATCCACATGAAATGACGAAGAACCAATATTTTAAGCGTTTTTCGGCAGGTTATCGGCATACCGTTGTTGCCGGACGCTCCGCTCCCGGCAACAATCGCCGCGTATTACTATCCGCTGGGTGCTCGGCGCTCCGCGCCTCACAACCAGCGGCTGCAGCAGACGATCCTGTCGGCAAACAAGTTTGCCTCCGGTCTCGCTCCTGATCCGCGGCGATTCGATCAATGGAGGAAATATGAACAAGACTGTCATATGGGTTACCGCGATCATTGCGACGGCGGGCGTTATTGCATTCTGGGTCTACTCTTCGCACAATCGGTATTACATCATGACTAGTTCCAAGGGTATAGCGTATGAGGTGGACCGAAAGACAGGCAAGTCGTGGGCTCTAATAGGCAACCGCAAGATTGCTCAAAAAAGTCCGGATATTAAGGAGAAACCTGAGAAACCTCTACCCTATGCCGAGCGAGCAAAGGTAACGGGCAATGCAGGACTAAGCTATGGATCTTTCTCTGGCAAGATTTACAATGGGAGTAGCTGGACAATTACACGTGTGGTAGTCAACGTGACTGCAAAAGAGCAAGACGGATCGATCCGTTGGACTCGTGACTTTTCGGATGATGTCAAAATCAGACCTCTTGAGACAGGGTACTTCTCTGTTTCCGTTACTGGAGACCAAGGCATCAAAGAAGCACCATGGAGCATCAAGGAGATTTATGGATACCAAGAGTGATCGAATCGGGTAGCCGGGGGTCTTTCTCCCCTGGCCCCCACACCACCTAGCAAGCGGGTCCGCACCAGGCGGTTCCCAGAGGCTACCGAGCCGTAGCGGGGTAATGGATGTTCACCCACAGTTCTTTGACAGACAGCAAACCCTGATCCTTGAGCCATTTGTTAGTCATCCCCGACTGGGTTGCCAGCGTCTTGGCAAGTCTATATGGACCTTTGCGGCTCAGGCCAATGGATATGGCAAGCCGCAGGTTTGTACCAAGTTTAACGAGTTCGCGGACCTTGGTGCGACACCAGCGCCATCGTTTTAGATAGCACATGCGCACCCGCCGCCGCAGCCAGTGGTCGATTTCCGGAATTGGACGATAGTATTCCGATATCCCAAAATATCCCACCCAGCCGCGAAGATACTCCGCAAGCTTCTCAAAACGATACTCCATGGAGACTCCCCAACTTCTTCCGGTCAGTTTTCGGACGCGCCGTTTAAATTCGGCAAAAGCCTTATCTGACCACCGGATACTGGCACCCTTAAAGGCGAATCAGAGAAAGGTAATCTCGTTGGTCGAGGCCACCTTGCTCTTTTCCTGATTGACCATGAGCTTGAGCTGCTTTCCGAGATAATGGCTAATTTCTATTAGGGGACGTATTAGGGGACAGTCCCATAAGTCTAATCCTGGCTGCCCTCCTTCTGGGCTCTATGATGCTTTTTGACACCCCGAAGACCGGGGTATCTATTGACACAGATGTCCTCTGGACTACTCTGCTGGGAGTCGGCTCCTTTCTGACTGCCATTACCTATCTGGCAACCAGGGCCACCCTGTCCAGGCCGAAATCAGGGACGGAAGCCCCTGTAACTTTCTTGGCTTTTGCTATGGGGGAAGCTGCATCGCCGGAGCCCAGCGCAGGCGAATGCAGAGGGGGCAAGACTCCCCCATGGCAAAAACCTTAGAAAATAAGGGGCTGAAGTGTGAAGTGAAAAGAAATATCCCCTGCCAGTGAACGGTTACGTGAAAAATGATTGATTACACCTAAACCGTATGGCGCTGGAGCAAAAACATGCACAAAAATGAAAAAAGGGTCTGTTACCTGATCCTAATTCTGTTCCTCTTTGGTTGCTCTTCCATTCACAACGGAAAATACCCTGATAATTTTGAAGAATTGCGGAACGTCTCCTACAGCA
This genomic window from Deltaproteobacteria bacterium contains:
- a CDS encoding maturase, whose product is MRWSDKAFAEFKRRVRKLTGRSWGVSMEYRFEKLAEYLRGWVGYFGISEYYRPIPEIDHWLRRRVRMCYLKRWRWCRTKVRELVKLGTNLRLAISIGLSRKGPYRLAKTLATQSGMTNKWLKDQGLLSVKELWVNIHYPATAR